The Salvelinus namaycush isolate Seneca chromosome 8, SaNama_1.0, whole genome shotgun sequence genome has a segment encoding these proteins:
- the LOC120052105 gene encoding forkhead box protein Q1-like produces the protein MKLEVFSATHFVPMEVCSHSDAEGTVPSPLSGDELGSDGDCVANSPTPATPSSADGKGKPYTRRPKPPYSYIALIAMAIRDSGSGKLTLAEINNYLMNKFLFFRGSYTGWRNSVRHNLSLNDCFLKVLRDPSRPWGKDNYWMLNPNSEYTFADGVFRRRRKRITKCRSSVGSNKDTKTPDEETRFSSTPSAPSREERVMGAKFSSSSSSFSIDSILSKPFIRREDRDHTDADSAYTNPGAHRSYWPAGAHHMLPHTLGYPPVSPAMAHAHAQQLYHQASSGASRMLHAFRCSLAEQAEHSRDPLTAVHMTSQGYMPNSDAAFSRVKMHTAQRGSCHPFQIDSLLS, from the coding sequence ATGAAACTTGAAGTGTTTTCCGCAACCCACTTCGTTCCCATGGAGGTGTGCAGTCACAGTGATGCAGAGGGAACTGTCCCCTCTCCCCTATCCGGGGATGAGCTGGGCTCAGACGGGGACTGCGTGGCCAACAGTCCAACACCTGCCACCCCGAGCAGCGCCGATGGCAAGGGGAAGCCCTACACCCGCAGACCCAAGCCACCCTACTCCTACATAGCACTCATTGCTATGGCCATCCGGGACTCCGGCAGCGGCAAGTTGACTCTAGCCGAGATCAACAACTACCTGATGAATAAATTCCTGTTCTTCCGTGGCAGCTACACTGGCTGGCGGAACTCGGTGCGCCACAACCTGTCGCTGAATGACTGTTTCCTCAAGGTGCTCCGGGACCCGTCCAGGCCCTGGGGCAAGGACAATTACTGGATGCTGAACCCGAACAGCGAGTATACCTTCGCCGACGGGGTGTTCCGGCGCAGGAGGAAGCGCATCACTAAGTGCCGATCCAGCGTTGGTTCCAATAAGGACACCAAGACCCCAGACGAGGAGACTCGCTTCTCGAGCACTCCATCTGCGCCCTCCCGGGAGGAGAGGGTTATGGGAGCTAAGTTCTCCAGCTCTTCCAGCTCCTTCTCCATCGATAGCATCCTCAGTAAGCCCTTCATaaggagggaggatagagaccaCACTGATGCAGACAGTGCATATACCAACCCCGGTGCCCACCGGAGCTACTGGCCCGCCGGTGCCCACCACATGCTGCCCCACACACTGGGCTACCCACCGGTATCCCCTGCTATGGCGCACGCACATGCACAGCAGTTGTACCACCAGGCCAGCTCAGGCGCGTCGCGCATGTTGCACGCATTCAGGTGCAGCCTCGCGGAGCAAGCCGAGCACAGCAGGGACCCACTCACAGCTGTCCACATGACGTCACAGGGCTACATGCCAAACTCCGATGCTGCTTTCTCCCGGGTGAAGATGCACACAGCGCAACGTGGCAGCTGTCATCCTTTCCAGATAGACTCATTGCTCTCCTAA